One stretch of Streptomyces sp. A2-16 DNA includes these proteins:
- a CDS encoding site-specific integrase encodes MKGSTHRRCYCRDPHTGKPLGKKCPKLSSRKHGSYSIRQELPPREDGTRRSFSRAGYESLKDAQADLDHVRSLLALAEKDDPDSLQRLVDMLEEVAVEKAPLPAIEETRRRLRAGLALRGSLTVGEWLDQWFAAKKRRKTTLNGYASHIRVHLKPRIGHVRLDRLNVGHLVEMFDGIADDNEVIAAENEARREQIAHCKPSKPGRPVGAERKLLAAERAQLAEMKPFRKITGPASRQAIRRTLRAALNSAIAQQLITFNPASHVELESGKRPKPLLWTDERVRRWRETGEIPGPVMVWTPQQFGAFLDAAEGDRLYAIFHLMGTRGLRRGEAVGQDWHEIDLEAGLITPAKEIVVDGWDPYESEPKTDGSANTIALDSTTISELRDHKARQEKERAQWGEAWQDTGKVFTKEDGSWLHPGTVSETFRRILATTDLPPITLRDLRHVAATLTHGGGGDIHAVKETLRHSTITLTSDTYTSLLPELDREIAEAAVKLVPRVRGRKVEEKNQGAA; translated from the coding sequence TTGAAGGGTTCCACCCACCGCCGCTGCTACTGCCGCGACCCCCACACCGGCAAGCCGCTCGGCAAGAAGTGCCCCAAGCTCTCCAGCCGCAAGCACGGCTCGTACTCCATACGCCAGGAACTCCCGCCCCGCGAAGACGGCACCCGCCGTTCCTTCAGCCGCGCCGGCTACGAGTCCCTCAAGGACGCGCAGGCCGACCTCGACCACGTCCGCTCCCTGCTCGCCCTGGCGGAGAAGGACGACCCCGACAGCCTTCAGCGCCTCGTCGACATGCTGGAGGAGGTCGCGGTCGAGAAGGCTCCACTCCCGGCCATCGAGGAGACCCGACGCCGCCTGAGGGCGGGCCTGGCCCTCCGTGGCAGCCTCACCGTCGGTGAGTGGCTCGACCAGTGGTTCGCCGCGAAGAAGCGCCGCAAGACCACGCTCAACGGCTACGCCTCCCACATCCGCGTCCATCTGAAGCCGCGCATCGGCCACGTACGCCTCGACCGCCTCAACGTCGGCCACCTGGTGGAGATGTTCGACGGGATAGCCGACGACAACGAGGTCATCGCGGCCGAGAACGAGGCCCGCCGCGAGCAGATCGCCCACTGCAAGCCGAGCAAGCCCGGCCGCCCCGTGGGAGCCGAGCGGAAGCTGCTCGCGGCCGAGCGGGCCCAGCTGGCGGAGATGAAGCCGTTCCGGAAGATCACCGGTCCGGCATCCCGCCAGGCGATCCGCCGCACCCTGCGCGCGGCCCTGAACTCAGCGATCGCCCAGCAGCTCATCACCTTCAACCCGGCGTCCCACGTCGAGTTGGAGTCCGGCAAGCGGCCCAAGCCGCTCCTCTGGACCGATGAACGAGTCCGGCGCTGGCGCGAGACGGGCGAGATCCCCGGCCCTGTGATGGTGTGGACCCCGCAGCAGTTCGGCGCCTTCCTGGACGCAGCCGAGGGCGACCGCCTGTACGCGATCTTCCACCTCATGGGTACTCGCGGCCTCCGTCGCGGCGAGGCGGTCGGCCAGGACTGGCACGAGATCGACCTTGAGGCCGGCCTCATCACTCCCGCCAAGGAGATCGTGGTGGACGGCTGGGACCCCTACGAGTCGGAACCCAAGACGGACGGCAGCGCCAACACGATCGCGCTCGACAGCACGACCATCTCCGAACTGCGCGACCACAAAGCCCGCCAGGAGAAGGAGCGCGCGCAGTGGGGCGAAGCCTGGCAGGACACTGGCAAGGTCTTCACGAAGGAAGACGGCTCGTGGCTCCACCCCGGGACGGTCTCCGAGACCTTCCGCCGCATCCTCGCCACGACTGACCTGCCGCCCATCACCCTGCGGGACCTGCGCCACGTCGCCGCCACGCTCACGCACGGAGGCGGCGGCGACATCCACGCCGTGAAGGAGACCCTGCGGCACTCCACCATCACGCTGACCTCTGACACGTACACGAGCCTGCTCCCTGAGCTGGATCGCGAGATCGCCGAGGCCGCAGTAAAGCTGGTACCCCGCGTCCGCGGGCGGAAGGTTGAGGAGAAAAATCAGGGCGCAGCCTGA